In the genome of Deltaproteobacteria bacterium, the window CTGGGTCCTTCTGTTCATCCGGGGGACGCGGGCCGTCCAGATGCTCTTCGGCCTGCTGATCCTGATGGTGATGTACGTCGTCGCCAAGAAGGCCGGGATGGTCACCTTCCAATGGCTGGTCGGCAACTTCCTCGAAAACCTGCTCGTGGTCCTGGTGGTCGTCTTCCAGAGCGAGATCCGCCGCGGGCTCGCCAGGATCGGTCAGTGGCGTCTCTTCGGTGGGAGGGGAAGCGTCCCCGACCCGGACGTGATCGATCAGATCGCCCAAAGCGCCTTCCTGCTGGCGGGGGAGCGCACCGGCGCGATCCTGCTCCTGGAGCGCGAGATGGGGCTCGAGGAACTCGTCGAGCACGGCAAAAAGCTCGACGCGCTCTTCTCCTACGAACTGGCCGCCTCGATTTTCTCGACGAGCTCGCCGGTGCACGACGGGGCGGTGGTGATCCGCCACAACCGGATCGCCGCGGCGGGAGTCATCCTCCCCATCCCGGCCGAATCGGTCGAGACGCGCGGGATGGGCACCCGGCACCGCGCGGCGTTCGGCGTGGCGTCCGAAACGGACGCGGTGGCGGTGGTCGTCTCCGAAGAGACGGGGAACGTCACGGTCTTCTCGAACCGGTCGGCGAACCGCACGGAAACCGTGCAGCAGTTGCGGGACACGCTCGGGCTGCTGTTCCGCA includes:
- the cdaA gene encoding diadenylate cyclase CdaA: MVGGLLSIGAIDVLDILLVAFIIYWVLLFIRGTRAVQMLFGLLILMVMYVVAKKAGMVTFQWLVGNFLENLLVVLVVVFQSEIRRGLARIGQWRLFGGRGSVPDPDVIDQIAQSAFLLAGERTGAILLLEREMGLEELVEHGKKLDALFSYELAASIFSTSSPVHDGAVVIRHNRIAAAGVILPIPAESVETRGMGTRHRAAFGVASETDAVAVVVSEETGNVTVFSNRSANRTETVQQLRDTLGLLFR